From the genome of Malus sylvestris chromosome 6, drMalSylv7.2, whole genome shotgun sequence, one region includes:
- the LOC126627388 gene encoding SPX domain-containing membrane protein At4g22990-like, with protein sequence MVAFGKKLKERQVQEWKGYYINYKLMKKKVRHYSQQIKVGAIDRRHVLKDFSRMLDNQIETIVLFLLEQQGLLASRIAKLGEQHDALLQQPDISKIFELREAYRQVGRDLLKLLFFVEVNAIGLRKILKKFDKRFGYRFTDYYVKTRANHPYSQLQQVFKHVGIGAVVGAVSRNLHELQDRQGSYLSIYDQPALPLQDPVIDSVKAAVDRLTNSTNFLNFLGQHALILQEDMLPEQVDDQRYHFMSLVLNLVNTFLYMVNTYIIVPTADDYSMSLGAAATVCGVVIGAMAVAQVFSSVYFSAWSNRSYFKPLVFSSIVLFVGNTLYALAYDLNSIWVLLIGRLFCGLGSARAVNRRYISDCVPLKIRMQASAAFVSASALGMACGPALAGLLQTHFKIYKLTFNQDTLPGWVMAIAWLLYLIWLWISFREPAREDEVSSVQEGSNSRTAVNDALEKGLNQPLLISAEDKREDEDGDQDIDESEEAPEESRRPATSIRSAYQLLTPSVKVQLLIYFMLKYAMEILLSESSVVTTYYFSWNTSKVAIFLACLGLTVLPVNILVGSYISNMFEDRLILLVSEIVVCIGIVMSFHMFNPYSVIQYVSSGLIMFVSAEVLEGVNLSLLSRVMSSRLSRGTYNGGLLSTEAGTLARVVADATITLAGYLGESRLLNITLLPSLVICVSSIIATCYTYNSLY encoded by the exons ATGGTTGCCTTTGGGAAAAAGCTAAAGGAAAGACAAGTTCAAGAATGGAAGGG GTATTACATCAATTATAAACTTATGAAGAAAAAAGTAAGACACTATTCTCAACAAATTAAAGTTGGAGCAATAGACCGGAGGCATGTCCTAAAGGACTTTTCAAGGATGCTGGATAATCAG ATTGAGACTATTGTCCTTTTCCTGTTGGAACAACAAGGACTACTTGCAAGCAGGATAGCCAAACTTGGAGAACAACATGATGCTCTTCTGCAGCAACCTGATATATCCAAAATATTTGAACTACGAGAAGCTTATAGACAAGTGGGCCGTGATCTTCTGAAGCTTCTCTTTTTTGTTGAGGTGAATGCCATTGGTCTGCGTAAGATATTGAAGAAGTTCGATAAACGCTTTGGATATAGATTCACCGACTACTATGTCAAAACTCGTGCGAATCATCCTTACTCACAGCTCCAGCAAGTGTTTAAGCATGTG GGCATAGGGGCTGTTGTAGGAGCTGTATCTCGCAATCTTCATGAACTTCAGGACCGACAAGGAAGCTACTTATCAATATATGATCAGCCTGCTCTTCCCCTCCAG GATCCTGTTATTGATTCAGTAAAAGCAGCTGTGGACAGGTTAACCAATTCAACAAACTTTCTGAACTTTTTGGGGCAACATGCACTTATTCTGCAAGAAGATATGCTGCCTGAACAAGTTGATGATCAGAGATACCACTTTATGTCACTTGTCTTGAACTTAGTGAACACGTTCCTTTACATGGTCAATACATATATTATTGTTCCTACAGCAGATGACTACTCCATGAGCCTTGGTGCTGCAGCGACAGTTTGTGGTGTTGTGATTGGAGCAATGGCTGTTGCACAGGTGTTTTCTTCAGTGTATTTTAGTGCATGGTCAAATCGGTCATACTTCAAGCCTCTTGTATTTAGCAGTATTGTTCTTTTTGTGGGAAACACCCTGTATGCTCTGGCTTATGATCTTAATTCGATATGGGTACTGTTGATTGGTCGTCTTTTCTGTGG GCTGGGTTCTGCAAGAGCTGTTAACAGGCGTTATATTAGTGATTGTGTACCTCTGAAAATCCGCATGCAGGCGTCAGCAGCTTTTGTTAGTGCTAGTGCCCTTGGAATGGCATGTGGTCCTGCTCTTGCTGGCTTACTTCAAACTCATTTCAAGATTTACAAGCTTACATTCAATCAAGACACTTTGCCTGGTTGGGTTATGGCTATAGCCTGGCTTCTATACTTAATATGGCTGTGGATCTCATTTAGAGAACCTGCTCGTGAAGATGAAGTGAGTTCTGTACAAGAAGGATCCAATAGCA GAACAGCAGTAAACGATGCACTCGAGAAAGGTCTTAATCAACCATTGCTCATTAGTGCTGAAGACAAgagagaagatgaagatggtgaCCAAGATAttgatgaaagtgaagaagcTCCTGAGGAATCTCGTCGACCAGCCACTTCAATTCGATCCGCATATCAACTACTTACACCCTCTGTAAAG GTTCAATTGTTGATATATTTCATGCTCAAGTATGCTATGGAGATTTTACTTTCAGAATCTAGTGTTGTTACGACATACTACTTTAGCTGGAATACTAGCAAAGTCGCAATTTTTCTGGCGTGTCTTGGATTAACCGTTCTTCCAGTAAATATTCTTGTTGGGAGCTACATTAGCAACATGTTTGAAGACAG GCTAATTTTATTAGTATCTGAAATAGTGGTTTGCATAGGCATAGTTATGAGCTTCCATATGTTCAATCCGTACTCTGTGATACAATACGTCAGCTCAGGGCTCATCATGTTTGTTTCGGCTGAAGTACTTGAAG GTGTCAACTTGTCACTTCTCTCGAGGGTTATGTCATCGAGGCTTTCCCGTGGAACATACAATGGTGGATTACTTTCAACAGAAGCTGGGACACTCGCTCGAGTAGTTGCAGATGCCACCATAACTCTGGCCGGATACTTGGGAGAAAGTAGGCTCTTGAACATCACCTTGCTTCCGTCCCTCGTGATTTGCGTTTCTTCCATTATTGCCACCTGCTACACATACAACTCTCTCTATTGA